Proteins from a genomic interval of Cognatishimia sp. WU-CL00825:
- a CDS encoding cupin domain-containing protein, with the protein MRLNAEFDEKVVIRPQDYNWITSPAAGVERMMLDRVGDEVARATTLVRFAPESYFDAHTHGGGEEFFVLEGVFSDESGDYPAGSYVRNPIGTAHKPHTKQGCTIFVKLHQFDADDTAHFAIDTKASEFRPGLIDGLSVLPLHSSTSENVALVRWAPNTRFNAHRHWGGEEIFVLEGTFQDEHGDYPAGSWIRSPHLSQHKPFTEEGCLIYVKTGHLTPDHLAQWAAGS; encoded by the coding sequence ATGCGTTTAAATGCCGAGTTTGATGAAAAAGTGGTCATCCGGCCGCAAGACTATAATTGGATCACCTCCCCTGCGGCGGGCGTTGAGCGCATGATGCTGGACCGGGTTGGCGACGAGGTGGCGCGCGCCACAACCTTGGTGCGTTTTGCACCAGAGTCCTACTTTGACGCTCACACCCATGGTGGCGGCGAAGAATTCTTTGTATTGGAAGGCGTTTTTTCCGATGAAAGCGGCGACTATCCGGCGGGCAGCTATGTGCGCAATCCAATCGGCACCGCACATAAGCCACACACGAAACAAGGCTGTACAATCTTTGTAAAGCTGCACCAATTTGACGCAGATGACACGGCGCATTTTGCGATCGACACCAAGGCGTCAGAGTTTCGCCCTGGCTTGATCGACGGCCTGAGTGTGTTGCCGCTGCATTCTTCGACCTCCGAAAATGTTGCCTTGGTGCGTTGGGCACCGAACACAAGATTTAATGCACACCGCCATTGGGGTGGTGAAGAGATTTTTGTTTTGGAAGGCACGTTTCAGGACGAGCATGGGGATTACCCTGCCGGCAGTTGGATCCGAAGCCCGCATCTTTCACAGCACAAACCGTTTACAGAGGAAGGCTGCTTGATTTACGTAAAAACCGGGCATCTGACCCCAGACCATTTAGCCCAGTGGGCAGCGGGCAGCTAG
- the arsJ gene encoding organoarsenical effux MFS transporter ArsJ, whose translation MTDQKPNGLAAYVTVTAAYWAFMLTDGALRMLVLLHFHTLGFSAVQLAYLFLLYELMGVITNLSAGWIAARFGLTTTLYAGLAIQIAALLALAQLDPDWPLATSVLFVMSVQGLSGIAKDLSKMSAKSAVKLLAPKGNGGLFRWVAILTGSKNAVKGLGFLLGAALLATAGFQTAIWAMAAVLAVILTGTMVFMPSGLPQGKKSVKFNQVWSKDRNINRLSLARMFLFGARDVWFVVGIPIYFYAVLSDGTPSGDRTAFFTIGTFMAVWIILYGFVQSLAPKILNASQKSTVEISQAATRWVAILTLIPAALAAIVALGLPNLTPVLVMGLLIFGFVFAVNSAVHSYLILAFTSDERVTMDVGFYYMSNAAGRLLGTFLSGLSYQAGGLPLCLATAAMMAGASTLAARQLTRQA comes from the coding sequence ATGACCGACCAAAAGCCAAACGGTCTTGCAGCTTATGTCACCGTCACAGCGGCCTATTGGGCCTTTATGTTGACCGACGGGGCCCTGCGGATGCTGGTGCTTTTGCACTTTCACACCCTCGGCTTTTCCGCCGTGCAACTGGCCTATCTCTTTTTGCTTTATGAACTCATGGGCGTCATCACCAACCTGTCCGCCGGCTGGATTGCCGCCCGCTTTGGCCTGACAACCACGCTTTATGCGGGTCTTGCTATTCAAATCGCTGCGCTTTTGGCACTGGCACAACTCGATCCGGATTGGCCGCTTGCGACCTCTGTCCTCTTTGTGATGTCTGTGCAGGGCCTGTCAGGCATCGCCAAAGACCTGTCCAAGATGTCGGCCAAATCCGCAGTCAAATTGCTGGCCCCCAAAGGAAACGGCGGCTTGTTTCGCTGGGTCGCCATCCTGACCGGGTCCAAAAACGCGGTCAAAGGCCTGGGCTTTTTACTTGGCGCGGCTTTGCTGGCCACAGCCGGGTTTCAAACCGCCATCTGGGCCATGGCCGCGGTGCTTGCAGTGATCTTGACGGGCACAATGGTTTTCATGCCCTCCGGTCTGCCCCAGGGCAAGAAATCCGTCAAATTCAACCAGGTCTGGTCCAAAGACCGCAATATCAACCGGCTGAGTTTGGCGCGCATGTTTCTGTTTGGCGCGCGCGACGTTTGGTTTGTGGTCGGAATTCCGATCTATTTTTACGCAGTTTTGTCCGATGGCACGCCGTCAGGCGACCGCACCGCGTTTTTCACCATCGGCACCTTTATGGCCGTCTGGATTATTCTATATGGGTTTGTGCAAAGCCTCGCGCCAAAAATCCTGAACGCCAGCCAGAAATCCACAGTTGAAATCAGCCAGGCCGCCACCCGTTGGGTTGCCATTCTTACACTGATCCCAGCCGCGCTTGCCGCCATTGTGGCGCTAGGTCTGCCAAATCTTACACCCGTCTTGGTGATGGGCCTGTTGATTTTTGGCTTTGTTTTCGCCGTCAACAGCGCGGTGCACAGCTACTTGATATTGGCTTTCACCAGCGACGAGCGCGTCACAATGGACGTTGGCTTTTACTATATGTCCAACGCGGCTGGCCGTCTTTTGGGCACGTTTTTGTCGGGTCTAAGCTACCAAGCCGGTGGCCTGCCGCTGTGTCTGGCCACCGCCGCGATGATGGCAGGCGCATCCACACTCGCCGCCCGGCAGCTTACGCGCCAAGCCTAG
- a CDS encoding helix-turn-helix domain-containing protein, translating to MDKSNALNAFAALSQASRLDAFRLLVQAGQTGMLAGEVSDALNVRQNTMSANLAILLSAGLLRNKREGRAIRYFAHMEGLSGLLGFLLQDCCGGRPDLCEPLIKDIACNGAAPKEKSNE from the coding sequence ATGGATAAATCAAACGCCTTAAATGCTTTTGCCGCCCTCAGTCAGGCTTCCCGATTGGATGCCTTTCGCCTATTGGTCCAAGCCGGTCAAACCGGCATGTTGGCGGGCGAGGTGTCCGATGCGCTGAACGTGCGCCAAAACACTATGTCGGCCAATCTGGCCATACTGCTCAGCGCAGGACTGCTGCGCAATAAACGCGAGGGCAGGGCGATCCGCTATTTCGCCCATATGGAGGGGCTCAGCGGTTTGTTGGGTTTCCTGCTGCAAGATTGCTGCGGCGGACGCCCGGATCTATGTGAACCCCTGATCAAAGACATCGCCTGCAACGGCGCGGCCCCAAAGGAAAAATCAAATGAGTGA
- a CDS encoding DUF817 domain-containing protein, translating to MTTTQDIERRIGDWMRAHLPAALMEFIVFWIKQAWASIYSIILLFGIYFSSQIWQADWAVARYDALVIWAVGWQIIMLVFKLETFQEAKVILLFHLIATVMEVFKVNAGSWHYPEEGYLKLLNVPLFSGFMYASVGSYLARVIRLFDMRFTQYPPFWMTLLLASAIYINFFTHHFLPDLRWILFVATLLVFFRTRILFRIGQKFYGWPLPAAALLSSLFMWLAENVGTISATWLYRGQTPDQWVSLAKLGSWYLLLYVSFVSVTLVTRDVMQRRAAEPV from the coding sequence ATGACCACGACCCAAGACATAGAACGCCGCATTGGCGACTGGATGCGCGCCCACCTACCGGCGGCATTGATGGAATTCATTGTCTTTTGGATCAAACAGGCCTGGGCCAGTATCTATTCTATCATATTGCTGTTTGGCATCTATTTCAGCAGCCAAATCTGGCAAGCAGATTGGGCAGTTGCGCGGTATGACGCATTGGTTATTTGGGCTGTTGGCTGGCAAATCATCATGTTGGTTTTCAAGCTGGAAACCTTCCAAGAGGCCAAGGTGATCTTGTTATTCCATCTGATCGCTACCGTGATGGAAGTGTTCAAAGTCAACGCGGGCAGCTGGCACTATCCCGAGGAGGGATATCTTAAGTTGTTGAATGTGCCGCTTTTTTCCGGGTTCATGTATGCGTCTGTCGGCAGCTATCTTGCACGTGTCATTCGATTATTTGATATGCGGTTCACCCAGTATCCACCGTTTTGGATGACGTTGCTTTTGGCCAGCGCGATTTACATAAACTTTTTCACACATCATTTTCTGCCTGACCTGCGCTGGATCTTGTTTGTCGCAACGCTTCTGGTGTTTTTCCGCACCCGGATTTTGTTTCGGATCGGGCAGAAGTTTTACGGATGGCCCCTGCCAGCGGCCGCATTGTTGTCTAGTCTTTTCATGTGGTTAGCAGAAAACGTTGGTACAATTTCCGCGACATGGCTGTACCGTGGCCAAACGCCAGACCAATGGGTCAGCCTAGCAAAACTCGGCTCGTGGTATCTGTTGCTATATGTCAGCTTTGTATCGGTAACACTTGTCACCCGCGACGTCATGCAGCGCCGGGCTGCAGAACCGGTTTGA
- a CDS encoding alpha/beta fold hydrolase: protein MLNMISHGTPTDRLPLLIVHGLYGSARNWGVVAKKLSEHRQVFTVDNRNHGESPHKNSHSYHDLAGDLAEVLQQIGPADVMGHSMGGKAAMLLATQRSALVNRLIVADIAPVAYTHTQLPFIHAMRAVDLDRVEKRSDALAMLEAAGVDDATLRSFFTQSLDLKSKTWRLNLDVLEAEMPKIMGFPQDVTGVFQAPTLFLSGGNSDYVLPDHRPKIRDLFPKAAFVKISGAGHWLHAEKPAEFIATVDAWMKR, encoded by the coding sequence ATGTTGAATATGATCTCTCATGGCACCCCGACCGACCGTTTACCTTTGCTGATTGTGCACGGGCTTTATGGTTCTGCCAGAAATTGGGGAGTGGTGGCCAAAAAACTGTCAGAGCACCGCCAGGTTTTTACCGTCGACAACCGCAACCACGGTGAAAGCCCCCACAAAAATAGCCATTCCTATCATGACCTTGCAGGTGACCTGGCCGAGGTCTTGCAGCAGATTGGGCCAGCAGATGTGATGGGGCATTCGATGGGGGGCAAGGCGGCGATGCTGTTGGCCACACAGCGTTCAGCACTGGTGAACCGCCTGATCGTGGCCGACATCGCGCCAGTGGCTTACACACACACACAGCTGCCGTTTATCCACGCCATGCGCGCGGTGGATCTGGACCGGGTAGAGAAACGCTCTGACGCACTGGCCATGCTTGAGGCTGCAGGCGTTGACGACGCGACACTGCGCAGCTTTTTCACCCAATCGCTTGATTTGAAATCAAAAACCTGGCGGTTGAATTTGGATGTGCTGGAGGCCGAGATGCCCAAAATCATGGGCTTTCCCCAAGATGTGACGGGTGTGTTTCAGGCCCCGACCCTGTTCTTGTCGGGCGGAAATTCGGATTACGTTCTGCCAGATCACCGCCCCAAAATCCGCGATTTGTTCCCAAAGGCCGCATTCGTTAAGATTTCGGGCGCTGGTCACTGGCTGCATGCCGAAAAGCCCGCAGAATTCATCGCAACGGTCGATGCCTGGATGAAGCGTTAA
- the glyA gene encoding serine hydroxymethyltransferase, producing MNAPTRDAGFFTESLSSRDPELFGSITDELGRQRDEIELIASENIVSAAVMEAQGSVLTNKYAEGYPGRRYYGGCQYVDVAENLAIDRAKQLFGCEFANVQPNSGSQANQGAFQSLIKPGDTILGMNLASGGHLTHGAAPNQSGKWFNAIQYGVRQQDNLIDYDQVQALATEHQPKLIIAGGSAIPRQIDFAKFREIADSVGAYLMVDMAHFAGLVAAGEHPSPFPYADIATTTTHKTLRGPRGGMILTNNPDIAKKVNSAIFPGIQGGPLMHVIAAKAVAFGEALRPEFKSYQKQVRANAVALADQLMKGGLDIVTGGTDTHVMLVDLRPKGVKGNATEKALGRAHITTNKNGIPFDPEKPMVTSGIRLGTPAGTTRGFGEVEFRKIADLIIEVVEGLAANGEEGNAEVEAKVKAEVAELCGRFPLYSNL from the coding sequence ATGAACGCCCCTACCCGCGACGCAGGATTTTTCACCGAGTCTCTTTCTTCTCGTGACCCAGAGCTTTTCGGCTCGATCACCGACGAACTGGGTCGCCAGCGCGACGAGATCGAACTGATCGCCTCTGAAAACATCGTATCTGCGGCCGTTATGGAAGCGCAGGGCTCTGTTCTGACAAACAAATATGCAGAGGGCTATCCAGGTCGTCGCTATTATGGCGGTTGCCAATATGTGGATGTCGCTGAAAACCTGGCCATTGACCGGGCCAAGCAACTGTTTGGCTGTGAGTTTGCCAATGTTCAGCCAAATTCAGGGTCGCAGGCCAACCAAGGTGCCTTTCAATCGCTGATCAAACCAGGCGACACCATTCTTGGCATGAACCTGGCCTCTGGCGGACATTTGACCCATGGTGCCGCGCCAAACCAATCTGGCAAATGGTTCAACGCCATCCAATACGGCGTGCGTCAACAGGACAATCTAATTGATTATGACCAAGTGCAAGCGCTGGCAACCGAACATCAGCCTAAACTGATCATCGCCGGTGGCTCTGCCATTCCACGTCAGATTGATTTTGCAAAGTTCCGCGAAATTGCCGACAGCGTTGGTGCCTATCTGATGGTCGACATGGCGCATTTTGCTGGTCTGGTCGCCGCTGGCGAGCACCCCTCGCCCTTCCCCTATGCTGATATTGCAACCACAACCACGCATAAAACCCTGCGCGGCCCACGTGGCGGCATGATCCTGACCAACAACCCTGACATAGCGAAAAAGGTCAATTCCGCGATCTTCCCAGGCATTCAAGGTGGTCCATTGATGCATGTGATCGCAGCCAAGGCAGTTGCCTTTGGCGAGGCGCTGCGCCCGGAATTCAAATCCTATCAAAAGCAAGTTCGTGCCAATGCTGTTGCACTGGCAGACCAGTTGATGAAAGGCGGCCTGGACATCGTGACCGGCGGCACCGACACCCATGTGATGCTGGTTGACCTGCGTCCCAAAGGCGTGAAAGGCAATGCAACCGAAAAGGCCCTGGGGCGTGCCCATATCACCACCAACAAAAACGGCATTCCGTTTGACCCAGAAAAACCCATGGTCACATCGGGTATTCGTTTGGGCACTCCTGCGGGCACAACCCGCGGCTTTGGCGAAGTAGAATTCCGCAAAATCGCCGATTTGATCATCGAAGTTGTCGAAGGCTTGGCCGCAAATGGCGAAGAGGGCAACGCCGAGGTCGAAGCGAAGGTCAAAGCGGAAGTGGCAGAGCTTTGCGGTCGCTTCCCACTGTACTCTAACCTGTAA
- a CDS encoding BLUF domain-containing protein, whose amino-acid sequence MIFRLIYMSTSSGALRDADLEALMIAARRNNERDNITGVAAYHDHTIIQVLEGDRAKVDACFDRICQSPMHHSVLLVLAEDVPDRIFDRYSMAFVPADAENKPTNTAFVDLRDLFTGQRGQQLNKDAVTSGFLETFKEALRVH is encoded by the coding sequence ATGATTTTTCGATTGATTTATATGAGTACATCTAGCGGTGCCCTGCGAGACGCCGATCTTGAGGCGCTGATGATCGCGGCGCGCCGCAACAATGAACGGGACAATATTACGGGCGTTGCGGCGTATCACGATCATACGATTATTCAAGTTCTGGAAGGGGATCGCGCAAAAGTTGATGCCTGTTTTGATCGCATTTGCCAAAGCCCCATGCATCACAGCGTATTGCTGGTGCTGGCAGAGGACGTGCCGGACCGGATTTTTGATAGATATTCCATGGCATTTGTACCGGCGGATGCTGAAAACAAACCCACAAATACCGCCTTTGTTGACCTGCGGGATCTATTCACCGGCCAAAGGGGGCAGCAATTGAACAAAGATGCGGTGACGTCCGGATTTCTGGAAACCTTCAAAGAAGCCCTGCGGGTGCACTAG
- the arsB gene encoding ACR3 family arsenite efflux transporter codes for MSDATQAAQVEAGLGTFERLLSLWVALAILAGLVLGNITPGVFAGLAGLEIAKVNLPVAVLIWAMVYPMMVGVDFGALKQIGDRPKGIVITLVVNWLIKPFTMAALGVFFFNTVFAGLIPPDDAQAYIAGVILLGAAPCTAMVFVWSNLTKGDATYTLVQVSVNDVVMVFAFAPIVAFLLGVTDITVPWDTLLLSVLLYVALPLIAGLITRKSLMKQGGTARVDAFQTKVKPASIFGLLLTVTLLFGFQGQVILERPLVILLIAIPLLIQSYGIFFVAYGAARVWGVPFNVAAPCALIGTSNFFELAVAVAISLFGLGSGAALATVVGVLVEVPVMLSLVAFANRTRGWFPS; via the coding sequence ATGAGTGATGCAACCCAAGCCGCGCAGGTCGAGGCTGGCCTTGGCACTTTTGAACGGCTGCTGTCCCTGTGGGTGGCGCTTGCCATTTTGGCGGGACTGGTCCTTGGAAATATAACGCCCGGTGTATTCGCCGGGCTTGCAGGGCTGGAAATCGCCAAGGTCAATTTGCCCGTTGCAGTGCTGATCTGGGCCATGGTCTATCCAATGATGGTGGGAGTCGATTTTGGAGCGCTCAAGCAAATTGGCGACCGTCCCAAGGGCATCGTGATCACGCTTGTGGTGAATTGGCTGATCAAACCCTTCACCATGGCCGCCTTGGGGGTATTCTTCTTTAACACCGTCTTTGCCGGGCTGATTCCGCCGGATGATGCCCAGGCCTATATCGCGGGTGTCATTCTGCTTGGTGCCGCCCCCTGCACAGCCATGGTGTTTGTTTGGTCAAACCTGACCAAGGGCGACGCGACCTATACCCTGGTCCAGGTCAGCGTGAACGATGTGGTCATGGTTTTTGCCTTTGCGCCCATCGTCGCCTTTTTACTGGGGGTCACGGACATCACCGTGCCCTGGGATACATTGCTCTTGTCGGTGCTGCTCTATGTGGCATTGCCGTTGATTGCAGGCCTAATCACCCGGAAATCCCTTATGAAACAGGGCGGTACCGCCAGAGTCGACGCATTTCAAACCAAGGTCAAACCAGCCTCGATCTTCGGCCTCTTGCTGACAGTGACGCTGCTCTTTGGGTTTCAGGGCCAAGTCATCCTCGAACGCCCCTTGGTGATCCTGTTGATCGCCATTCCTCTGCTGATCCAAAGCTATGGCATCTTCTTTGTCGCCTATGGGGCCGCGCGCGTTTGGGGGGTGCCGTTTAATGTGGCAGCACCCTGTGCGCTCATTGGCACATCCAATTTTTTCGAACTTGCCGTGGCCGTCGCCATAAGCCTCTTTGGCCTTGGCTCCGGGGCCGCGCTTGCCACCGTTGTGGGGGTGTTGGTCGAAGTGCCTGTGATGCTATCGCTTGTTGCATTTGCCAACCGCACCCGCGGCTGGTTCCCTTCTTGA
- a CDS encoding ArsJ-associated glyceraldehyde-3-phosphate dehydrogenase, with amino-acid sequence MTQFAINGLGRMGKLVLRRLFDMGLGTQISLINDPFGDIATHALLIEFDTVHGTWKAEVSHDETSITINGHRIKFTQEKSPAALPLKDIDLVVECSGQFKTAETLQPYFEAGVKKVVISAPVKIEGAANIVYGVNHDTYTDQTIVTAASCTTNCIAPVVKVFHETFGIQQASFTTIHDVTNTQTIVDKAHKDPRRARSALNSLIPTTTGSAKAVIQIFPELEGKINGHAVRVPLLNASLTDIVFDVARDVTEAEVNAALQKASETNLKDILGFETRPLVSCDYTNDDRSTIVDAPSTMVVNKRQVKIYAWYDNEWGYVSRLADITDMVAKSI; translated from the coding sequence ATGACACAATTCGCAATCAATGGCCTGGGCCGCATGGGGAAACTGGTTCTGCGCCGCCTGTTTGATATGGGTCTTGGTACCCAAATCAGCTTGATCAACGATCCTTTTGGCGACATCGCAACCCACGCGCTGTTGATCGAATTTGACACCGTGCATGGCACATGGAAGGCCGAGGTCAGCCATGATGAAACCTCCATCACCATCAACGGCCACCGCATAAAATTCACTCAAGAAAAGTCCCCCGCCGCGCTGCCCCTGAAAGACATCGACCTTGTGGTTGAATGCTCTGGTCAATTCAAAACCGCAGAAACACTACAGCCTTATTTTGAGGCCGGCGTTAAAAAAGTTGTCATCTCTGCCCCAGTGAAAATCGAAGGTGCGGCCAATATCGTCTATGGCGTCAACCACGATACCTATACTGACCAAACCATCGTCACCGCGGCCAGCTGCACCACCAACTGCATCGCCCCGGTGGTCAAGGTCTTCCACGAAACCTTTGGCATCCAGCAAGCGTCCTTCACCACCATTCATGATGTGACCAACACCCAAACCATCGTCGACAAAGCCCACAAAGACCCGCGCCGCGCCCGTTCTGCTCTGAATTCGCTGATCCCAACCACAACAGGGTCTGCCAAGGCCGTCATCCAGATTTTCCCCGAGCTTGAGGGCAAAATTAACGGCCATGCTGTGCGCGTGCCGCTGCTGAACGCTTCCCTGACCGACATCGTATTTGACGTTGCGCGGGATGTCACAGAGGCCGAAGTCAACGCCGCCTTGCAAAAAGCCAGCGAAACCAACCTTAAAGACATCCTTGGCTTTGAAACCCGCCCTTTGGTCAGCTGCGACTACACAAATGACGACCGCTCTACCATCGTTGACGCGCCCTCGACCATGGTTGTGAACAAGCGCCAGGTGAAAATCTATGCGTGGTATGACAACGAATGGGGCTATGTCAGCCGATTGGCCGACATCACTGATATGGTTGCAAAATCCATATAA
- the lepA gene encoding translation elongation factor 4, translating into MTKLSKIRNFSIVAHIDHGKSTLADRLIQETGTVKDRDMKEQLLDSMDIERERGITIKANTVRIDYKAQDGDTYVLNLIDTPGHVDFAYEVSRSMRAVEGSLLVVDSTQGVEAQTLANVYQAIDADHEIVPVLNKIDLPASDCDRVAEQIEDVIGIDATGAIQVSAKTGQGIVETLEAIVKDLPAPKGDRDAPLKAMLVDSWYDAYLGVIVLVRIMDGTLKKGQRVKFMSNDTLHHVDRIGVFRPEMEMIDELGPGEIGFLTASIKQVRDTRVGDTITNDRNGVTQALPGFKPAQPVVFCGLFPVDSSEFEDLRDAIDKLALNDASFSFEMETSAALGFGFRCGFLGLLHLEVIRDRIEREYNIELITTAPSVIYHIYMKAKEGEEPQKIELHNPADMPDMSKVDHLQEPRIKATILVPDEYLGDVLKLCQDRRGIQEDLTYAGTRAMVVYDLPLNEVVFDFYDRLKSVTKGYASFDYQMMGYRQDNLVKMSVLVNDEPVDALSTMVHRDRAEQRGRAMCEKLKDLIPRHMFKIPIQAAIGGKVIARETLSALRKDVTAKCYGGDATRKKKLLEKQKAGKKKMRQFGRVDIPQEAFISALKMDD; encoded by the coding sequence ATGACAAAGCTTTCGAAAATCCGCAATTTCTCCATCGTTGCTCACATCGATCACGGTAAATCCACGCTTGCTGACCGCCTCATCCAAGAGACGGGCACAGTCAAAGATCGTGACATGAAAGAACAGCTGCTGGACAGCATGGATATCGAACGCGAACGCGGCATCACCATCAAGGCCAACACCGTGCGCATCGATTATAAAGCGCAGGATGGCGACACCTATGTGCTCAACCTGATTGACACCCCCGGCCACGTCGACTTCGCTTACGAAGTCTCCCGCTCTATGCGTGCGGTCGAAGGCTCTCTGTTGGTGGTCGATAGCACCCAGGGCGTCGAAGCCCAGACCCTGGCCAACGTGTACCAAGCCATTGATGCCGATCATGAAATTGTGCCGGTGCTGAACAAAATTGACCTGCCAGCCTCTGACTGCGACCGCGTTGCCGAACAGATCGAAGATGTTATTGGCATTGACGCCACCGGTGCCATTCAGGTTTCTGCCAAGACCGGGCAGGGCATTGTTGAAACGCTCGAAGCCATTGTCAAAGATCTGCCAGCCCCAAAGGGTGACCGCGATGCACCGCTTAAGGCGATGCTGGTGGATTCGTGGTATGACGCGTATCTTGGCGTCATCGTCTTGGTGCGCATTATGGACGGCACCCTGAAAAAGGGTCAGCGCGTGAAATTCATGTCCAATGACACGCTGCACCACGTGGACCGCATCGGCGTTTTCCGCCCTGAAATGGAAATGATTGACGAGCTTGGTCCGGGCGAAATCGGCTTTTTGACCGCCTCAATCAAACAGGTGCGCGACACCCGTGTTGGTGACACCATCACCAACGACCGCAATGGTGTAACGCAGGCTTTGCCGGGCTTTAAACCGGCGCAACCGGTTGTGTTCTGCGGTCTTTTTCCGGTTGATAGCTCTGAATTCGAAGATCTTCGCGACGCCATCGACAAATTGGCATTAAATGATGCCTCCTTTAGCTTTGAAATGGAAACCTCTGCCGCCTTGGGCTTTGGTTTCCGTTGTGGTTTCCTGGGTCTTTTGCACCTCGAAGTGATCCGCGACCGCATTGAACGCGAATATAACATCGAGCTGATCACCACGGCCCCATCGGTGATCTATCACATCTATATGAAGGCCAAAGAAGGCGAAGAGCCACAAAAAATAGAGCTGCACAACCCGGCCGACATGCCCGACATGTCCAAAGTCGATCACCTGCAGGAACCCCGCATCAAAGCCACCATTCTGGTGCCCGACGAATACTTGGGCGACGTGCTGAAGCTGTGTCAGGACCGCCGCGGCATCCAAGAAGACCTGACCTATGCTGGCACCCGCGCGATGGTGGTCTATGACCTGCCGTTGAACGAAGTGGTGTTTGATTTCTATGATCGCCTGAAATCGGTAACAAAAGGTTACGCGAGCTTTGATTATCAAATGATGGGCTATCGTCAGGATAATCTGGTGAAAATGTCTGTGCTGGTGAACGACGAACCGGTGGATGCGCTCTCGACCATGGTGCACCGGGATCGCGCCGAACAACGCGGCCGCGCCATGTGTGAAAAGCTCAAGGATCTGATCCCGCGTCACATGTTCAAGATCCCGATCCAAGCGGCTATTGGTGGCAAAGTCATCGCCCGCGAAACCCTGTCAGCCCTGCGCAAAGACGTGACCGCCAAATGTTATGGCGGCGACGCAACCCGTAAGAAAAAGCTGCTGGAAAAACAAAAGGCGGGTAAGAAAAAGATGCGCCAATTCGGCCGCGTCGACATCCCGCAAGAAGCGTTTATTTCAGCGCTTAAAATGGACGATTGA
- a CDS encoding Lrp/AsnC family transcriptional regulator, giving the protein MEKTDEIDRRILDVLQRDAALSQRDIADRVGLSQNALWRRLKRLEEAGFMQGARMRLDASRLGLDLTVFVMVRTRNHSVQWADNFRKHVARIPEIAEMHRIGGDWDYMLKVVTRGMAGYDAVYRRLTSNIEIDTVTGLFSMETMLDDRPLDVFGG; this is encoded by the coding sequence ATGGAAAAAACAGACGAAATTGATCGCCGCATACTGGATGTGCTCCAACGCGACGCTGCCTTGTCTCAGAGAGATATTGCAGATCGGGTAGGGCTGTCGCAGAACGCACTTTGGCGGCGGCTTAAACGTCTGGAAGAGGCTGGTTTTATGCAGGGCGCGCGCATGCGATTAGACGCATCGCGGCTGGGTCTGGATCTGACAGTGTTTGTCATGGTCCGGACCCGCAACCACTCTGTGCAGTGGGCGGACAATTTTCGCAAACATGTGGCGCGCATCCCGGAAATCGCCGAAATGCATCGCATCGGCGGGGATTGGGATTACATGCTCAAGGTCGTCACCCGCGGCATGGCGGGGTATGACGCCGTGTACCGGCGGCTGACGTCAAATATCGAAATCGATACGGTCACCGGTCTGTTTTCAATGGAAACCATGTTGGATGACCGTCCACTTGATGTGTTTGGCGGCTGA